CGGCGAGGCCCGCCGCGACCAGGCCGGTCAGCCCGAGGATCTCGCCCATGCCGAAGGGTGCCTCGCCGAACACCAGCATCAAGGCGCCATAGAGGGCGGCGAACGGCACGGCGGCGCAAAAGGTCTCGCCAATCTTGAACAGCATGCCCCGCCGGACCCGCGCGGCGTGAGGGCCGTCGGCCATGCGCAAAACGTCCAGCACGATCATCGGACCTCTCCTTGTCTCGCGGCGAAACCGGGCTGGGAATGGGGGGGATGCGCGGCCGATCCGTTCCCGCCGTCCCAGGGCGACGTGTAGGCGGACCAAAGGCGCTGGTAGACGGCGCAGTGGGTCAGAAGGATGTCATGGCGGCCGACGTCAACAAGGCGTCCGTCGTCAAGCACGGCAATCTGGTCGGCATCTTGGATGGTCGACAGGCGGTGGGCGATGGTGATGACAGTCTTGTCCCGGCACAGCCGCTCGAGCGCGGTGCGGATGCGGCGTTCGTTGACGGGATCGGCGAAGGCCGTGGCCTCGTCCAAGATGACGATAGGGGCATCCTTGAGGATGGCGCGTGCGATGGACAGCCGTTGTTTTTCCCCGCCGGACAATCGGGCGCCACGATCGCCAAGAACGGTGTCGTAGCCGTCCGGCAGGGTCATGATGAAATCATGGATCTGCGCCTCCCGGGCCGCCGCGATGACCTGCTCACGGGTGGCGTCCGGCGCGCCGACCCGTAGATTGGCCAGGATGGTGTCGTGGAACAAGAAGACGTCTTGAAACACGCTGGCGGTTAGGCGAACCAAGGTTTCCGGGGCGTAGTCGGACAAGGGCACGCCGCCGATGCTGATTGCGCCTTGCTGGGGATCCCAAAAGCGCGCCGCCAGATGGGCCAAGGTGGTCTTTCCGGCGCCGCTGGGGCCGACAATGGCGGTTCGGGCCCCCGGCGGGCAGGTCAAGGTGATGTCGTCGAGAACCTTTTTCTCCCCATACGAAAACGAGACATGGGAGAACGAGACATCGAGAGAGGCCGGGGGAGTGGTGATGGCGCCGCCGGCCAGCGTGGGGGCGTCCAAGATCCCCCGTACCCGCTCGATGCTTGCCAGGGTTGTGCGCATGTGGTTGCCGAAGGTGATGATCTGCACCAGCGACTGCATGAGGCCGACGCCCAGCAGCAAGAACAAGATAAAGGTCGGCCCATCGATGGCGCCGGACAGCAGGCGCCAGCCGCCGATCGGCAGCACGAACAGCAACCCGCTGCCCAGCGCCACCATGAAGCCGACCCAGGCCGGGACCATGGCCGAGGAAAACGCGACGACAATACCTTGATAGTCGTCGATCGTTCGTTTCAAGTGCCCCATGGACGTCTGACCGCGCCCGAAGGTCTTGATGACGGGAATGGCGCGAATGAACTCCACGATGGCCGCGTTCATGCGCCCGGCGGCCTGGGTGTACGCCTCGACCGTGTCGTGCGATCCCCGCCATAACATCGCTTGCAAGCCGATCGCCACCGGCAAGGGGGCGAAGGCCGCCGCGGCCATGATAGGGTCCATCCAGACCAGCACGATGCCCGCCCCGATCAACAAGGTGACCGCCGCCACGACATCGGTGAGCGTGTGACCCAGGACCATTTCCAGGCGTTCCACGTCTTCTTGGAGCACTCGCTTCAAATCACCGGAGGACCACGTCAAGATGAATCCCAGTGGCAGCTGGGTCAGGCGATCCGCGATGCGGAGGCGCAGGTCGAACAACAAGGCATAGGCGGCCATGTGCGACCAATTGTTTGAAAGAAATAAAAGCAACCAGCGCCCGCCCATGGCGAGCGCGGTCCAGAAAACGACCGCGTGGATGGCCTGGCGGTCCGGGGCGTCCCCCATGATCTCCAGGGCCAGCGTGTAGATCGCCAGCAAAGGCGCCAGCCCCAGGACGGCCGCGCCGGCCGAGGCCAGCATGGCCAAGGACAGAAGCGCGGCCCGTTGGCGTATCAGGTCGAAGAGGATGGCCATGGATCGGGATCCTGTCCGTGAGGCCGGCGCCGGCCCGACCGGGGAAACGGCACTTCGTCGCACCGAGGAAAAACCTGCGCTGTCGAAGCGATGGTGGGCCTGCGTCGATCGGTGGGGTGTTGTCCTAGGGCGCATTCCGCTCAAAATCGATCAGGGAACGCGCGCTGGAGTTTTGATGTGTCGCATTTCGAACCAAGGGAACGGGTCCCATTGCGGCTGAGAATGCTTTAGAAGAACAGGTTGACCTTCAGGCCAAACTCGCGCTCTTCGGCGGGGCGCACGCGATTGAGCATGCCATAAGCGTAGTATTTTTCGTCCGTCACGTTGGTGACATAGCCGTTGACGCTCCAGCCGTCGGTATCCAGGCCCAAGCGCAGGTCGGTCGTGGCGAAGGAATCGCCCCTGTAGTCATGGGTGATGTCGAACCAGCGCCCGGTTTGGCCACGAAAATCCACACGGACGAACCAACTCGCATCGATTAGCGATTCGGGCAGGGCGTCGCGGTATTCGGCGAACACCGTGTAGGCGACTTTGGGGACGTTCGGAATTTCGGAGCCGGCGCTCGCGAAACCGGAAACGCCGAGGTCGGCATCCTGGGTGATATAGGCATGCGTGTAGGCGAGGCTTCCGCCAAGCGTCAGTTCTTCGGTCAGGCGGGCGCGGGAGGACAGTTCCAGGCCCATGGATTCGGCATCGACATTATGATATATGCCTTTGTATGTTGTCGTGTCGTAGCCTAAAACCTGCTCGCCGGACGTCGAGATGTAATAGGCCGAGCCTTCGATGTTGAGGCGTTCGTCAAGGAAGAATCCCTTGTAGCCGACCTCATACGAGATCGACGTTGTGGAATCGAAGGACGGTGTATTTTCCTGAAGGCCGGACATCGCCGTGGAGTGGTTGGTCTGGAAGCCTCCCGCCTTGTATCCGCGACTGATCGAGGCGAAGAAGGTATCCGTCTTGGTCGGGGTGTAGGCCAGGGCAACGCGGCCGTTC
The DNA window shown above is from Rhodospirillum rubrum ATCC 11170 and carries:
- a CDS encoding ABC transporter ATP-binding protein — translated: MRPRTTPHRSTQAHHRFDSAGFSSVRRSAVSPVGPAPASRTGSRSMAILFDLIRQRAALLSLAMLASAGAAVLGLAPLLAIYTLALEIMGDAPDRQAIHAVVFWTALAMGGRWLLLFLSNNWSHMAAYALLFDLRLRIADRLTQLPLGFILTWSSGDLKRVLQEDVERLEMVLGHTLTDVVAAVTLLIGAGIVLVWMDPIMAAAAFAPLPVAIGLQAMLWRGSHDTVEAYTQAAGRMNAAIVEFIRAIPVIKTFGRGQTSMGHLKRTIDDYQGIVVAFSSAMVPAWVGFMVALGSGLLFVLPIGGWRLLSGAIDGPTFILFLLLGVGLMQSLVQIITFGNHMRTTLASIERVRGILDAPTLAGGAITTPPASLDVSFSHVSFSYGEKKVLDDITLTCPPGARTAIVGPSGAGKTTLAHLAARFWDPQQGAISIGGVPLSDYAPETLVRLTASVFQDVFLFHDTILANLRVGAPDATREQVIAAAREAQIHDFIMTLPDGYDTVLGDRGARLSGGEKQRLSIARAILKDAPIVILDEATAFADPVNERRIRTALERLCRDKTVITIAHRLSTIQDADQIAVLDDGRLVDVGRHDILLTHCAVYQRLWSAYTSPWDGGNGSAAHPPHSQPGFAARQGEVR